The following proteins come from a genomic window of Geomonas sp. RF6:
- a CDS encoding YbjQ family protein, with translation MDIPVTTTFSIDGFRIREYKGIARGIVVRSPTIAQGILGSLKNIIGGNIGAYSRMCEQARQQAYELLVQHALEIGANAVVGLRYDASEVVSRESATEVLCYGTAVVIEPER, from the coding sequence ATGGATATTCCGGTAACCACGACCTTCAGCATCGATGGATTCCGCATCCGCGAGTACAAGGGAATAGCGCGCGGCATAGTCGTGAGATCGCCGACCATAGCACAGGGGATTCTCGGGAGCCTCAAGAACATCATCGGTGGGAACATCGGAGCCTACTCCAGGATGTGCGAGCAGGCGAGGCAGCAGGCGTACGAGCTGCTGGTGCAGCACGCGCTGGAGATCGGCGCGAATGCGGTGGTGGGGCTGCGCTACGACGCTTCCGAGGTGGTGAGCCGGGAATCCGCGACGGAGGTCTTGTGCTACGGCACTGCGGTCGTCATCGAACCGGAACGATAG
- the leuB gene encoding 3-isopropylmalate dehydrogenase, with product MGNVYKVAVLPGDGIGPEVMAEALKVLDAVEKRYDVTFERTHANVGGAGIDAEGKALPETTVNICKASDAILFGSVGGPKWETLPPEEQPERGALLPLRKIFGLYANLRPAIIFPSLTSASSLKEEVIAGGFDVLVIRELTGGIYFSQPKGIEGVGRERIGVDTMRYSVPEIERIAHVAFQAAQKRGKKVCSIDKANVLSTSVLWREVVIGISKEYPDVELSHMYVDNAAMQLVKWPKQFDVILCENMFGDILSDEAAMLTGSLGMLPSASLAEGTFGMYEPSGGSAPDIAGQGVANPIAQILSAGMMLRYSFGMVEAADAIDAAVVKVLDAGLRTQDIFQGKAGEKKVGTREIGDAIVAAL from the coding sequence ATGGGAAACGTTTATAAAGTTGCGGTCCTGCCGGGTGACGGCATCGGACCGGAGGTTATGGCTGAGGCACTCAAGGTACTTGACGCTGTAGAGAAGCGCTACGACGTTACCTTCGAGCGCACCCACGCCAACGTGGGGGGCGCCGGCATCGACGCCGAGGGGAAGGCTCTCCCGGAGACGACTGTAAACATCTGCAAGGCCTCTGACGCCATCCTTTTCGGTTCCGTAGGCGGGCCCAAATGGGAGACCCTGCCCCCCGAAGAGCAGCCGGAACGCGGTGCACTCCTCCCTCTCAGGAAGATCTTCGGCCTCTACGCGAACCTGCGCCCGGCCATCATCTTCCCTTCGCTCACCAGCGCCTCCTCCCTCAAGGAAGAGGTCATCGCCGGCGGCTTTGACGTTCTCGTCATCCGCGAGCTTACCGGCGGCATCTACTTCTCCCAGCCGAAGGGGATCGAAGGGGTCGGCCGCGAGCGCATCGGCGTAGATACCATGCGCTACAGCGTCCCCGAAATCGAGCGTATTGCCCACGTGGCCTTCCAGGCGGCGCAGAAGAGGGGAAAGAAAGTCTGCTCCATCGACAAGGCGAACGTTCTCTCCACATCCGTGCTCTGGCGCGAGGTCGTGATCGGCATTTCCAAGGAGTACCCCGACGTCGAGCTCTCCCACATGTACGTCGACAACGCCGCGATGCAGCTGGTCAAGTGGCCGAAGCAGTTCGACGTCATCCTCTGCGAAAACATGTTTGGCGACATCCTCTCCGACGAGGCGGCGATGCTCACCGGCTCCCTCGGGATGCTTCCTTCCGCGTCCCTTGCTGAAGGTACCTTCGGGATGTACGAGCCCTCCGGCGGCAGCGCACCCGACATCGCCGGGCAGGGGGTGGCAAACCCCATCGCGCAGATCCTTTCCGCCGGTATGATGCTTCGCTACTCCTTCGGGATGGTGGAGGCCGCCGATGCCATCGACGCCGCCGTCGTGAAGGTCCTCGACGCGGGGCTGAGGACCCAGGACATCTTCCAGGGGAAGGCCGGCGAGAAGAAGGTCGGTACCCGTGAGATCGGCGACGCCATCGTCGCGGCTCTCTAG
- the mlaD gene encoding outer membrane lipid asymmetry maintenance protein MlaD, with protein MERRNLELTVGIFVLIGILCLAYLSLKLGKVELLGGDHYQVAADFDSVSGLKSGASVEIAGVQVGTVERIGLDPKGSGRARVYLKVQSGIKLQEDVIASIRSRGIIGDKFVLLQPGGSDTVLKPGGRIRETESAVDLEELLSKYIHGQVK; from the coding sequence ATGGAAAGAAGAAACCTTGAACTGACGGTGGGGATATTCGTTCTGATCGGCATTCTTTGCCTCGCCTATCTTTCGTTGAAGCTCGGAAAGGTGGAGCTTCTGGGGGGGGACCACTACCAAGTGGCTGCGGACTTCGACTCGGTATCCGGTCTGAAGTCGGGGGCGTCGGTGGAGATCGCGGGGGTCCAGGTCGGGACGGTGGAGAGGATAGGGCTCGACCCGAAAGGGAGCGGCAGGGCCCGCGTCTACCTGAAGGTGCAAAGCGGCATCAAGCTCCAGGAGGACGTCATCGCCTCGATACGCTCCCGCGGCATCATCGGAGACAAGTTCGTCCTCCTTCAGCCCGGCGGGTCCGACACCGTGCTGAAGCCGGGGGGGAGGATACGTGAGACAGAATCGGCGGTCGATCTGGAGGAACTGCTCAGTAAATACATACATGGCCAGGTGAAATAG
- a CDS encoding phosphoglycerate dehydrogenase, which yields MPSTYKILVLNQISQIGLSRLPIDRYTVAKQISDPDAILVRSADMHSIDIPASVRAIGRAGAGTQNIPTKEMSGRGVPVFNAPGANANAVKELVFAGMLMAARNIPAALKFVEDLDPDDSNMEKTVESGKKNFSGFELSGKTLGIIGLGKIGCIVADAAIKLGMEVIGFDPEITVDSAWSLPSQVKKAESVLDVVRHSNFITVHVPLLDATRHLINASNLEFAQEGTVLLNFAREAVVKEEDVLAALQSKKLHYYVCDFPGAGINGKENVISLPHLGASTREAEENCAVMVADQIRDFLEHGNIQNSVNFPTVLMQRESRFRVAIANSNVPNMVGQISTAMAQHGLNIHNMMNKSRGEMAYTLVDVDSDVPQEVIDSISSIKGVLAVRYLPMAG from the coding sequence ATGCCTAGCACCTACAAGATCCTCGTTCTGAACCAGATCTCCCAGATCGGGCTCAGCCGCCTCCCGATCGACCGCTACACCGTCGCAAAGCAGATCTCCGACCCAGACGCCATCCTCGTTCGCTCCGCGGACATGCACAGCATCGACATCCCCGCGAGCGTCAGGGCGATCGGGCGCGCCGGTGCGGGTACCCAGAACATCCCCACGAAGGAGATGTCCGGGCGCGGCGTCCCCGTATTCAACGCACCGGGCGCCAACGCCAACGCGGTGAAGGAGCTCGTCTTTGCGGGGATGCTCATGGCGGCCCGCAACATTCCCGCGGCGCTCAAATTCGTGGAGGATCTCGATCCTGACGATTCGAACATGGAGAAGACGGTCGAAAGCGGCAAGAAGAACTTCTCCGGCTTCGAGCTCTCCGGGAAAACCCTCGGGATCATCGGTCTCGGCAAGATCGGCTGCATCGTCGCCGACGCCGCGATCAAGCTCGGCATGGAGGTCATCGGGTTCGACCCGGAGATCACGGTCGACTCCGCCTGGAGCCTCCCCTCCCAGGTGAAGAAGGCGGAGAGCGTCCTCGACGTGGTAAGGCACTCCAACTTCATCACCGTCCACGTGCCCCTTCTGGACGCGACCCGCCACCTCATCAACGCCTCGAACCTGGAGTTTGCGCAGGAAGGGACCGTCCTCCTCAACTTTGCACGGGAAGCGGTCGTGAAAGAGGAGGACGTGCTGGCGGCCCTGCAGAGCAAGAAGCTCCACTACTACGTCTGCGATTTTCCCGGGGCTGGGATCAACGGGAAGGAGAACGTCATCTCCCTGCCGCATCTCGGCGCCTCCACCCGCGAGGCGGAGGAAAACTGCGCGGTCATGGTCGCCGATCAGATCCGCGACTTCCTCGAGCACGGAAACATCCAGAACTCGGTGAACTTCCCGACGGTGCTCATGCAGCGCGAGTCCCGCTTCAGGGTTGCGATCGCAAACTCCAACGTGCCGAACATGGTCGGTCAGATCTCCACGGCCATGGCGCAGCACGGCCTCAACATCCACAACATGATGAACAAGTCGCGCGGCGAGATGGCCTACACCCTCGTCGACGTCGACAGCGACGTGCCGCAGGAAGTGATCGACAGCATCAGCTCCATCAAGGGCGTGCTGGCGGTGCGTTACCTGCCTATGGCAGGATAG
- a CDS encoding TolC family protein, protein MMRKKIHLLSLRNVISHFAVRGSGGAGLVAVGILLILPALAGAQGGHPLTLDEAVRRALANAPELGEAQSDIDLMSAKLAEAKGYRFAKIDFLGLTGPVPRARGNQVSSPDTGSELNHLGWFERGDVTLVQPIYTFGKISNAMTAATHGVKVEQARREQRRNEIALKVKEYYYSVLLAREMKEVLCEVREDLNKARDTAQKLLAKESENVEEADLFKLAAFNGEVGNYLAQAEKGETLALSALSVRMGGTTDVVPDLGDQRLALVDVPLERFEAYAERAKQQRPEFKQVSEGLQARSALVEGAKAARYPDLFLGGYLSAAYASQRDKVNNPWIQDNFRHFWGGVALGIKWGLDFGISSAKIAQEQAQYEKLLSTKAFAEENIPLQIRKYYDEGVQARTALAETKSGYENSKKWAVTSSSNFDFGIGPAKDIFDSLQQYAKMRAAYFQAIYDYNMAIANLCYATGESPL, encoded by the coding sequence ATGATGCGGAAAAAGATCCATTTGCTGTCGCTCAGGAACGTGATCTCCCACTTTGCGGTACGCGGCTCTGGCGGTGCGGGACTCGTTGCCGTCGGCATTTTGCTCATCCTGCCGGCTCTCGCGGGGGCACAGGGGGGGCATCCCCTGACACTCGACGAAGCGGTGCGGCGTGCGCTGGCGAACGCCCCGGAACTCGGGGAGGCGCAATCGGACATTGATCTCATGAGCGCGAAGCTTGCCGAGGCGAAGGGGTATCGTTTTGCGAAGATCGACTTCCTCGGGCTCACAGGGCCGGTACCGCGCGCCCGCGGCAACCAGGTCTCCTCTCCGGACACAGGCTCCGAGCTGAACCATCTCGGCTGGTTCGAGCGGGGAGACGTCACCCTTGTGCAGCCGATCTACACCTTCGGGAAGATCAGCAACGCCATGACCGCCGCGACCCACGGGGTGAAGGTGGAGCAGGCCCGCAGGGAACAGCGGCGCAACGAGATCGCCCTGAAGGTGAAGGAGTATTATTACTCCGTGCTCCTCGCGCGGGAGATGAAGGAGGTTCTGTGCGAGGTTCGGGAGGACCTGAACAAGGCGCGCGATACGGCTCAGAAGCTCCTGGCGAAGGAATCGGAAAACGTCGAGGAGGCGGATCTTTTCAAGCTCGCCGCCTTCAACGGAGAGGTGGGAAACTATCTGGCGCAGGCGGAGAAGGGTGAGACCCTGGCGCTTTCGGCGCTTTCGGTGCGGATGGGGGGAACGACCGACGTGGTCCCCGACCTCGGCGACCAGCGCCTCGCCCTCGTTGATGTTCCTCTGGAGCGGTTCGAGGCGTATGCCGAGCGGGCGAAGCAGCAGCGTCCCGAGTTCAAGCAGGTAAGTGAAGGACTGCAGGCGAGGAGCGCTCTGGTGGAGGGGGCGAAGGCAGCCCGCTACCCCGACCTCTTTCTCGGCGGCTACCTCTCCGCGGCCTATGCCTCGCAGCGCGACAAGGTGAACAACCCGTGGATCCAGGACAACTTCCGGCACTTCTGGGGGGGGGTCGCGCTGGGGATCAAGTGGGGGCTCGACTTCGGCATCAGTTCCGCAAAGATCGCGCAGGAGCAGGCTCAATACGAGAAACTCCTCTCCACGAAAGCCTTTGCAGAGGAAAACATCCCCCTGCAGATCAGGAAATATTACGACGAAGGGGTGCAGGCGCGGACCGCCCTGGCGGAGACGAAGAGCGGCTATGAAAACTCGAAGAAGTGGGCGGTGACGTCCTCTTCAAACTTCGACTTCGGCATCGGCCCGGCGAAGGACATATTCGATTCGCTGCAGCAGTACGCGAAGATGCGGGCGGCGTACTTCCAGGCGATCTACGACTACAACATGGCCATCGCCAACCTGTGCTACGCCACCGGGGAATCGCCGCTGTAG
- a CDS encoding flavodoxin family protein yields the protein MKITAIVGSYRKGHIIDSAVDEILASAAAEGAQVAKIYLTDTHIEFCTNCRVCTQNPDGMRGSCPLADEMSGILDQLETSDGIILASPMNFWTVTAITKRFIERLVCYAYWPWGNAGPKMRKLPKTKRAVVVASSAAPAVVARLCTKLVKTLKQVANLMGAKTVGVLFIGLSARQKDQELGKGARRKAALLGKKLAAPTS from the coding sequence ATGAAAATCACTGCAATCGTAGGGAGCTACCGCAAGGGGCACATCATCGACAGCGCCGTCGATGAGATTCTTGCCTCGGCTGCGGCGGAGGGTGCGCAGGTCGCGAAGATCTACCTCACCGACACCCACATCGAATTCTGCACCAACTGCCGCGTCTGCACCCAAAACCCGGACGGCATGCGCGGCAGCTGTCCCCTTGCCGACGAAATGTCGGGGATACTCGATCAGCTGGAGACGAGCGACGGGATCATCCTCGCCTCCCCCATGAACTTCTGGACCGTCACCGCCATCACCAAGCGCTTCATCGAGCGCCTCGTATGCTACGCCTACTGGCCGTGGGGGAACGCCGGGCCGAAGATGCGCAAGTTGCCGAAAACGAAGCGCGCCGTCGTCGTTGCCTCCTCCGCCGCACCGGCCGTCGTGGCGCGACTCTGCACGAAGCTGGTAAAGACGCTGAAGCAGGTGGCTAATCTCATGGGGGCGAAGACGGTGGGGGTTCTGTTCATCGGGCTGAGCGCCCGGCAGAAGGATCAGGAGCTCGGGAAAGGGGCGAGAAGGAAGGCGGCGCTACTCGGGAAGAAGCTGGCGGCGCCGACTTCGTAA
- the def gene encoding peptide deformylase — translation MAIIRQIAQLGRPVLRKVAAQVENHAAPEIRSLVEDMLLTVVDANGVGLAAPQVHESVQLFIIAPRPNPRYPNASEMDPIIMMNPKLLWGSEEMEKGWEGCLSIPGIRGFVPRHKSIRVAFLGADGTTREAELEGFVARIFQHEYDHLQGVVFLDRTDPRELVMEKEYLHLMMNAA, via the coding sequence ATGGCCATCATCCGCCAGATTGCACAGCTCGGGCGGCCGGTGTTGCGCAAGGTCGCGGCCCAAGTGGAAAATCATGCGGCACCGGAGATCCGCTCACTTGTGGAGGATATGCTCCTGACCGTCGTCGATGCAAACGGGGTCGGGCTCGCGGCGCCGCAGGTGCACGAGTCGGTCCAGCTTTTTATCATTGCTCCGCGCCCCAACCCGCGCTATCCCAATGCATCGGAAATGGACCCCATAATCATGATGAACCCGAAGCTCCTGTGGGGCTCGGAGGAGATGGAAAAGGGGTGGGAGGGATGCCTCAGCATCCCCGGCATCCGCGGCTTCGTGCCGAGGCACAAGTCGATTCGCGTCGCCTTTCTCGGAGCGGACGGTACAACGCGGGAAGCAGAGCTCGAAGGGTTCGTGGCGCGCATATTCCAGCACGAGTACGACCACCTGCAGGGGGTAGTCTTCCTCGACCGCACCGACCCGCGCGAATTGGTCATGGAGAAGGAATATCTGCACCTGATGATGAATGCCGCCTAG
- a CDS encoding MlaC/ttg2D family ABC transporter substrate-binding protein: MRRLAILVVSFFLLTLSVAAQAGASVTEEVKKTVDHVVQIVSDESMKQPQKEPQRRAQLKKAIGAIFDYGEMAQRSLGRHWKDRTPAERKEFVSLFETLLENSYSGKIESYHNEKIEYLKETVEGDYAEVRSKVITPKRDEYTLDYRLLKKGGKWMVYDVIIEGVSLVSNYRGQFGRIIANQGYPALVKKLRTKSNEIKAL; the protein is encoded by the coding sequence ATGAGAAGGCTGGCTATCCTCGTCGTCTCTTTCTTTCTCCTGACGCTATCCGTGGCCGCACAAGCCGGTGCCTCCGTCACTGAGGAGGTGAAGAAAACCGTGGACCATGTCGTGCAGATTGTCAGTGACGAGAGCATGAAGCAACCGCAGAAGGAGCCGCAGAGGCGCGCGCAGCTGAAGAAGGCAATCGGCGCAATCTTCGACTATGGGGAGATGGCGCAGCGCTCCCTCGGCCGGCATTGGAAGGACCGGACACCGGCGGAAAGAAAGGAGTTCGTCTCGCTCTTCGAAACGCTCCTGGAGAACTCCTATTCCGGGAAGATCGAGTCGTACCACAACGAGAAGATCGAGTACCTGAAGGAGACGGTGGAAGGGGATTATGCCGAGGTGCGATCGAAGGTCATCACGCCGAAGCGCGACGAATATACCCTCGATTACCGGCTGCTGAAGAAGGGGGGGAAGTGGATGGTGTACGACGTGATCATCGAGGGGGTGAGCCTCGTCTCCAACTACCGCGGGCAATTCGGCAGGATCATTGCCAACCAGGGGTACCCGGCGCTGGTGAAGAAGCTCCGCACCAAGAGCAACGAGATCAAGGCACTGTAG
- the serC gene encoding 3-phosphoserine/phosphohydroxythreonine transaminase, with product MSRVFNFSAGPAVLPEEVLKKAAAEMLDWNGSGQSVMEMSHRGKEFIAIAEAAEADLRELLAIPSNYKVLFLQGGATLQFAMIPMNLLAGKTSADYVNTGEWSKKAIKEAKLFCQPNVIASSEDQKFTYAPAQGDWKPSADAAYVHYCANETIGGVEFQWIPETGDVPLVCDMSSNILSKPIDITKYGLIYAGAQKNIGPAGLTIVIIREDLIGKAPEKTPAMLNYKTHADADSMYNTPPTYGIYIAGLVFKWLKEQGGLAAMQKKNAEKAALIYDLLDSSSFYNNPVRREDRSLMNIPFTLAKPELDDEFLKGAKARGLVQLKGHRSVGGMRASIYNAMPLEGVQALVEYMKEFEVKNA from the coding sequence ATGTCACGCGTATTCAACTTTAGCGCCGGTCCTGCAGTGTTGCCCGAGGAAGTTCTCAAGAAGGCTGCCGCTGAAATGCTCGACTGGAACGGCTCGGGTCAGTCCGTTATGGAGATGAGCCACCGCGGTAAAGAGTTTATAGCCATCGCCGAAGCGGCTGAGGCTGATCTTAGGGAACTGCTCGCGATACCCTCCAACTACAAGGTGCTCTTCCTGCAAGGCGGCGCCACCCTGCAGTTTGCCATGATCCCCATGAACCTTCTTGCAGGGAAGACCAGCGCCGACTACGTCAATACCGGTGAGTGGTCGAAGAAGGCGATAAAGGAGGCGAAGCTTTTCTGCCAGCCGAACGTTATCGCCTCCAGCGAGGACCAGAAGTTCACCTATGCACCGGCTCAGGGCGACTGGAAGCCCTCTGCGGATGCGGCATACGTGCACTACTGCGCCAACGAGACGATCGGCGGCGTTGAGTTCCAGTGGATCCCCGAGACGGGCGATGTGCCGCTGGTATGCGACATGTCCTCCAACATCCTCTCCAAGCCGATCGACATCACCAAGTACGGCCTGATCTACGCAGGGGCGCAGAAAAACATCGGCCCCGCCGGCCTCACTATCGTGATCATCCGCGAGGACCTGATCGGGAAGGCTCCGGAAAAGACCCCGGCGATGCTGAACTACAAGACCCACGCCGATGCGGACTCCATGTACAACACCCCCCCGACCTACGGAATCTACATCGCAGGTCTCGTTTTCAAATGGCTGAAGGAGCAGGGTGGACTCGCCGCCATGCAGAAGAAGAACGCAGAGAAGGCGGCGCTCATCTACGACCTCCTCGACAGCAGCAGCTTCTACAACAATCCGGTGCGCCGCGAAGACCGCTCCCTGATGAACATCCCCTTCACCCTCGCCAAGCCGGAGCTGGACGACGAGTTCCTGAAAGGTGCCAAGGCGCGCGGGCTCGTGCAGCTGAAGGGGCACCGCTCCGTCGGCGGCATGCGCGCCTCCATCTACAACGCCATGCCGCTCGAAGGGGTGCAGGCGCTTGTTGAGTACATGAAAGAGTTCGAGGTAAAGAATGCCTAG
- the asd gene encoding aspartate-semialdehyde dehydrogenase translates to MKVGFVGWRGMVGSVLLKRMQEENDFAGIGIDATFFTTSQLGQAAPMNAGVLKDAADIEELKKNEVIVTCQGGDYTKSVHSELRKSGWNGYWIDAASTLRMEPNAVIILDPVNRNVIDAALDSGVKDFIGGNCTVSLMLMALGGLFRAGLVEWATSMTYQAASGAGAPNMRELLAQMGTLHSSVEDLLKNPSSAILDIDRDVTATMRGEALPKKAFGYPLAGSVLPWIDREVEDGQSREEWKGCAETNKILGTKETIPVDGICVRVGAMRCHSQALTMKLNKDLPIEEIEELIKNDNQWVKFVPNTKAETLEHLTPAAIAGTLTVPVGRVRKMKMGPQYLSAFTCGDQLLWGAAEPLRRMLRVLQERGLK, encoded by the coding sequence ATGAAAGTCGGATTTGTCGGATGGCGTGGTATGGTGGGATCCGTTCTGCTCAAGCGCATGCAGGAGGAGAACGACTTTGCAGGGATAGGTATCGACGCGACCTTCTTCACCACCTCCCAGCTCGGGCAGGCGGCCCCCATGAATGCCGGCGTGCTGAAAGATGCCGCGGATATAGAGGAACTGAAGAAGAACGAAGTCATCGTCACCTGCCAGGGTGGTGACTACACGAAGTCGGTGCATTCCGAGCTGCGCAAGTCGGGGTGGAACGGCTACTGGATCGACGCGGCGAGCACGCTGCGCATGGAGCCGAACGCAGTCATCATCCTCGACCCGGTAAACCGCAACGTCATCGATGCCGCGCTGGACAGCGGCGTGAAGGACTTCATCGGCGGCAACTGCACCGTGAGCCTTATGCTGATGGCTCTCGGCGGACTCTTCCGCGCGGGTCTCGTGGAGTGGGCTACCTCCATGACCTACCAGGCAGCCTCCGGCGCAGGCGCCCCGAACATGCGTGAGCTCCTCGCGCAGATGGGCACGCTGCACAGCTCGGTCGAGGATCTCCTGAAGAACCCGTCCTCCGCCATTCTCGACATCGACCGCGACGTCACCGCCACTATGCGCGGCGAGGCGCTGCCGAAGAAGGCATTCGGCTACCCGCTGGCCGGGAGCGTCCTCCCCTGGATCGACCGCGAGGTGGAGGACGGACAGAGCCGTGAAGAGTGGAAAGGGTGCGCCGAGACGAACAAGATCCTCGGGACGAAGGAGACTATCCCCGTTGACGGTATCTGCGTGCGCGTGGGGGCGATGCGCTGCCACAGCCAGGCGCTCACCATGAAGCTCAACAAGGATCTGCCGATCGAGGAGATCGAGGAGCTGATCAAAAACGACAACCAGTGGGTGAAGTTCGTGCCGAACACGAAGGCCGAAACTCTGGAGCACCTGACCCCTGCGGCGATCGCCGGCACCCTGACCGTTCCGGTCGGGCGCGTGCGCAAGATGAAGATGGGGCCGCAGTACCTCTCAGCCTTCACCTGCGGCGACCAGTTGCTGTGGGGCGCTGCCGAGCCGCTGCGGCGCATGCTGCGCGTGCTGCAGGAGCGGGGGCTGAAGTAG
- a CDS encoding mucoidy inhibitor MuiA family protein has protein sequence MRLRSLLLLVSLLLPSFASAAATERLEAPHRISAVTVYPDRAMTTRSATLSLKPGSYLVDFSRLPVLVQDDSVRVTGTGSASVTIVGVEVKRAFAEQVPEKRAKELEQEIRALERKIGSIDARKAALASQRGFIDSIRVAWGDRISKELAAGKPTTGELNEALSFVGSGVAKVEEQARDVDEEKRQLKERIDALRRQRDEAIGSQAKESKTVQVALEVSRAGNLCLELSSIVPQGGWEPAYDVRLGADGKEADLVFRGVVRQQTGEDWQDVALTLSTARPALGGAPPELPPWHISFYRPPPPPVPLYDGGMAKAARAEDFRVGSALPAPQAAPSAPARYETAEVAQERTSVTFRIPRPVSIPSDGSEHGTVVATEKLPVALEFLAVPKLAPTAYLKSEIVNKLEYPLLPGKVNTFTGGNYTGSSWLKKIAPGEKFDLFFGTDEQVTVKREELKSHKEAGIFGKSRQTYRYRIEVQNFRKEAETITIHDQLPLSGDQEIKVSLDKPSVPPSETRPDGTLVWKIPLRAGEKKELTFDIVVEYPKDREVVGL, from the coding sequence ATGCGTCTGCGATCCTTGTTGTTGCTGGTTTCTCTTCTCCTCCCCTCTTTCGCTTCGGCTGCCGCAACAGAGCGCCTCGAGGCACCGCATCGCATCAGCGCCGTCACCGTCTACCCCGACCGCGCCATGACCACCCGAAGCGCCACCCTCTCGCTCAAGCCCGGAAGCTACCTCGTCGACTTCAGCCGCCTCCCCGTTCTCGTGCAGGACGACTCGGTGCGCGTAACAGGCACGGGGAGCGCATCGGTTACCATCGTCGGCGTGGAGGTGAAGCGCGCCTTCGCGGAGCAGGTCCCGGAAAAGCGCGCAAAGGAGCTCGAGCAAGAGATCAGGGCGCTGGAGCGGAAAATCGGAAGTATCGACGCCCGGAAGGCGGCGCTGGCGTCGCAGCGCGGCTTTATCGACTCCATAAGGGTGGCCTGGGGAGACCGCATCTCCAAGGAGCTCGCGGCCGGGAAGCCGACCACGGGGGAGCTCAATGAAGCGCTCTCCTTTGTCGGGAGCGGCGTCGCCAAGGTTGAAGAGCAGGCCCGCGATGTCGACGAGGAGAAGCGTCAGCTCAAGGAGCGGATCGACGCTCTGCGCCGTCAGCGGGACGAGGCTATCGGCTCGCAGGCGAAGGAGTCGAAGACGGTGCAGGTGGCGCTCGAAGTCTCTCGCGCCGGAAACCTTTGCCTCGAGCTCTCCAGCATCGTGCCGCAGGGGGGATGGGAGCCGGCCTACGACGTCCGGCTCGGGGCGGACGGGAAAGAGGCCGACCTTGTCTTTCGGGGGGTGGTACGCCAGCAGACCGGTGAGGACTGGCAGGATGTCGCCCTCACCCTCTCCACCGCACGCCCAGCACTCGGCGGCGCACCACCGGAGCTCCCTCCCTGGCATATCTCCTTTTATCGCCCCCCCCCGCCCCCGGTGCCGCTGTACGACGGCGGCATGGCAAAAGCCGCACGTGCCGAGGATTTCCGCGTGGGCTCCGCCCTCCCGGCGCCGCAGGCGGCGCCCTCGGCACCGGCCCGGTACGAGACGGCTGAAGTGGCCCAGGAGCGTACCTCGGTGACCTTCCGCATCCCGCGCCCCGTCAGCATCCCTTCCGACGGCAGCGAACACGGCACGGTCGTCGCCACCGAAAAGCTCCCGGTGGCGCTCGAGTTCCTCGCCGTCCCGAAGCTGGCGCCGACGGCGTACCTCAAGTCGGAGATCGTGAACAAGCTGGAGTACCCCCTCCTCCCCGGCAAGGTGAACACCTTCACCGGCGGAAACTACACCGGCAGCTCGTGGCTCAAGAAGATCGCCCCCGGCGAGAAGTTCGACCTCTTCTTCGGCACCGACGAGCAGGTCACGGTAAAGCGCGAGGAGCTGAAGAGCCACAAGGAGGCCGGGATCTTCGGGAAGAGCAGGCAGACCTACCGCTACCGGATCGAGGTACAGAACTTCCGCAAGGAGGCGGAGACGATCACCATACACGACCAGCTCCCCCTTTCGGGGGATCAGGAGATCAAGGTATCGCTCGACAAGCCGAGTGTGCCTCCATCGGAGACGCGTCCGGACGGGACGCTGGTCTGGAAAATCCCGCTGCGGGCCGGCGAGAAGAAGGAGCTTACCTTCGATATCGTGGTGGAATACCCTAAAGACCGGGAGGTTGTCGGCTTGTAA